TTCCATAACTTTTACTAAAAGCCCGAGCGCTTTAGCTGCTTCTTTTGCGTCAGTAATTACTGTTGCCTCGCTTGCTTTTTTACCCGGGACGAAAAGATGCGGAATACCTTCATATACAGGAAGTTCCAACCGCTTCGGATCAATCAATAAGAATTTCAACTCGTCAGGTTTAGTTCTGCAAATTAATGACATTATTATCGAGTTTATGCATACCGATTTTCCGCTGCCTGTAGCGCCTGCTATTAAAAGATGGGGCATTGGTGCAAGGTCATCGCAAAATGGTTCCCCGGAAGTTGTCTTGCCCAGAGCAAACGTCAAAAGTGATTTTGATTCAATAAATTTTTTGGATTTCAGGATTTCCTTTAACCCGACAATCGCTTGTTTTGGATTAGGAATCTCAATACCAACCGCAGATTTTCCCGGAATTGGAGCTAAAACTCTTATGGACTCTGTTTTCATGGAAAGCGAAATGTCATTTGAAAGATTTGTTATTGAACTAACTTTAGTTCCAGGAGCAAGAACAATATCATATCTTGTTATTGAAGGTCCGGGATTTATAGCTTCAACTGTCGCAGTTATGTTGAAATCTGCAAGCGTTTTTATCAGTTTTTCAGCACATTCCCGCAGTTCATCTTCTACTACATGTGTTTCAACCGCTTTTGATTCATCTAAAAGATCAAGCGGCGGAAGTTCATATTTTAACTGTTCATTTACGATTTTCACTTCTTCAGTTTTTCTAACTATTGACGTTTTTTCAGCTGACGTTTTCTCTGCTGCAATTTTCCCGGTTATCTTGGCTATTGGAATTTGTTTTACCGGAACCTGTTTTGTTTCTTCTGTTTTAATTATTACAGGTTTGGGTATCAAGACCTTTTGTGTTGATACTTTAGGAGTTAACTCTTTGGACGTTAACGACCTTTCCGTTGCTTTCTCTTCCGCTTCCCATAATATTTTCTTCTTTTTAGGTTTAAAAATCTTTTTTAACAAATCCATAAAATCTTCAAAAGAAATACCTGTCGTAAGAAACACTGAAATAATTAAAATTCCAAAAGTAACAACCCACCCGCCGAATATTCCAACAATATTATTCAAACCTATCTCTGAATATTTTCCAATAAAACCGCCATAATTATTCGTTGCAGGTGTCGCTAAAGAAAAAATAGTACATATGGACCAGACAACAAATATATCAGAAATAAATTTTACGCTTGTAGAATTAAGTTTTTTATTAAAAATAATTTTTACTCCTAACCATGTAAGAACGATGGGAAATATGTAAGATGCTTGTCCGAATATTCTAAATAGAATTTTTGTCGTGTAACGTCCAAGTAATCCTGAATGCTGCGGGAAAAATAAAAACCACAAAATGAGAATTCCAATAATAAGTAATATTAAACCGCGTATATCGTTCCGTTTCATAAAATAGCACTCGCTTTGCTCGTGCACACGAATTATCACGAATTTTATCCGCTTTTATAGACCTCACAAATTTATTACGAATATTCGTGTTATATTCGTGATTTTTTATTATTCGTGTTTATTCGCGTGTATCGGATTCTGTTCCCGATACAATAAAATTCCGATACTATAAAAATATCAATCCCACAATACCAACTATCCAGAGATAATATGAAAAAAGATGAAATTTCCTGCTAATTAGAATTTTTGACAAAACATAAAGCGACAAAATTCCTGAGAGCATTGCAATAATTCCGCCGGCAAGTATGTCAGTGTTGATAGAAAAATGCTTAAGTTCTAATAATCCCGCACCAAGAATTGCAGGAACCGACAAAAGCATTGAATATTTGAATGCATATTTCCTATTGAATCCTAACAAAAGTGCTGCGGAAATCGTAATTCCTGCCCGTGAAATCCCGGGCATTATTGCAAACCCCTGAAACAGACCAATCAGCAGAAAATCAGATATTTTTGCAGTTGAATAATCTTTATCAATACTGTCCGATTTGGAAAACTTAGATGAAAACCACAGAATTAATCCGGTTAAAATTAACATTACTAAGACAATTCTTGGTTGGGAAAACTTTTCTTCAAAATATTTTTTAAATAAAAGTCCTATGACTGCAGTAGGAACAGAAGCTACTATAATTCCTATTAAAGTTTTTAATCCTTCTTCGCTTTTCCCAAATATTCCTTTAAGGATTTCTAAAATATCATTTCTAAAATAAATCATAACTGCGAAAAGAGTCGCAAAATGCAAAAAAACATCAAACTCAATCTGATTGCCTATATTTAACAATTTTTGAAATATTATAAGATGTCCGCTGGACGATACAGGAAGAAATTCGGTAAGCCCTTGTACGAACCCAAGAAAAATCGATTTAAAAAAAGTCATTATTATTATTTATTTATTGATACTTTGTAACCTTTTGCATATTCAGTTATACTAATCTTACTTTCACGTGCAAGCCAACCGATACCCATATATAAAACAGTATTGGTAATTCCCAATGCCGATTTTAATTTTAATGCTGACACCTCACCGTTCTTTTCAAGATACTTCCAGATATCGCCGGCAGTTAAACCAATTTCTTGCAACATAATACATAACCTCCTTAAACATTTTACTACAACGTTTATGTGCATTTATATACATTCTATCAAATTCTTATACGGGTTTTACCAAAAAAAGCACTTCGCCGCTGGAAATAGATTTTTTATTAACAGCCAGTATTTTTATAATTTTACAACTAAAATCTGCTTTTATTTCATTCATAATTTTCATAGCTTCAATTATGCAAAGAGTTTTTCCCTCTTCCACAACATCACCCACATTGACAAAAGGCGGTTCCCCGTGTTTAGGTGAACAATAAAAAGTTCCTGAAAGCGGCGACTTAATACTTGCCGCATCAGAAATTTCTTCTTTTTCCTGTTCGTGTTCAACAACAACAGGGTGACTGCGCGGTATGATGCTGTCTACTTTTCTCTTAATATGAAATTTGATATTATTAGCATCGAATTCAATTTCAGAAAGTCCTTCAACTTTCATAAAATCATATGCTGAAATAATATCTTCTATTTCTTTTATTTTTTTGCCATTTCTCTCGTTGCCTGCTTCTTGGAGAGGTTGATTCTGCCTTGTTTGTCTATTTCCATTACTTTCACCCATATTTCATCACCTATCTTTAAAACATCCTCCACTTTTTCAACCCGCTGTTCCTCTATCTGCGAAATATGAACTAATCCGTCTTTACCGGGAAGTACTTCAACAAAAGCCCCAAAGTTTGTTATTGAAACAACCTTGCCTTTATATAATTTACCAACCTCAGCGTCCGCAGTAAGATATTCTATCATCTGTTTAGCATGATTTAATGATTTTTCATCTTCTGCTGATATAAATATTTTACCGTCGTCTTCAACATTAACTTCGGCACCAGTTTCACTGATTATCTTCCTTATAGTTTTACCACCGGAACCAATAACATCTTTTATCTTTGAAATACTCACCGTTAAAGTAATCATTTTGGGTGCATAAGATGACATCTCGCTTTTTGGTTTCGATATCGTCTTATCCATAATATCTAATATTTTCAATCTTGCTATCTTTGCTTTTTGAAAAAGTTCTTCAAGAATCTTCATGTCAATAGATTCAATTTTTATATCCATTTGTATAGCTGTAATACCATTCCTGGTTCCTGCAACTTTTAAGTCCATATCTCCAAAATGGTCTTCAAGCCCCTGTATATCAGTTAATATTACATGCTTGTCCCGTTCTATCATAAGACCCATCGCTATTCCTGCAACTGCCGCTTTTATCGGAATTCCGGCATCCATTAGTGCAAGCGAACCGCCACAAACAGTCGCCATTGACGATGAACCATTTGACTCAAGAATATCTGAAACAATTCTTATTGCATATGGGAAAGTTTCTTCTGAAGGTAACACTTTTTCCAGTGATTTTTCCGCAAGAGCTCCGTGACCGATTTCCCGTCTCCCCGGTCCTCTTTCGGGTTTAACTTCTCCAACAGCAAATGACGGGAAATTATAATGAAGCATGAATCTCTTTTTATATTCGCCTGCGAGCTCGTCCATTATCTGCATATCCTGAGGTGTTCCCAGTGTTGCGGTTACCAGTGCCTGTGTCTGTCCGCGTGTAAAAACCGCAGACCCGTGTGTGCGAGGTAATACACTTAACTTACAATCGATAGGTCTTATTTCATCAGGCTTTCTACCATCGGACCGGACACCCATATTTATTATTAAATAACGCGCTACTTCTTTAACCAACTCTTCAATAATTTTCTCAACAATGTTCTCTTTTTCCGGAAAATCCAACTTTGCTGTTGCTTTTATTTCAGCAAGCTTTAATTCCCTGTCTTTTTTTTCATGTATTTTTACCGCTATTTCAATTTTCTCTTTATATTTCCGGGTTATTTCAGATTTTATTGTATTATCAATTTCCAAAGCACCTGTAGTCCTTTTGTTTGTTGCTAAGAATTCTCTTTGGCAATTGATTATTTCAGGTATATATTTAAGCCCGAAATTTATTGCCGACAATATAGTATCTTCATCTATTTCGTTAGGACCACCCTCCATCATTACAATGCCTTTTTCAGTAGCAGAAATTATAAGGTCAACATCAGATAACTCTCTTTGTGAATATGTAGGATTTACAACAAAGTCTCCGTTTATTCTGGCAATCCTAACCGCACCAACGGGTGTTACAAAAGGAATATCCGACTGCATGAGTGCCGCGGAGGCACCTATTACTGACAGCACATCCGAATCATTCTCAATATCTGATGAAAGCAACGTAATTATGATTTGCGTTTCGTAAAAATATCCTTTAGGAAAAAGAGGTCTTATTGTCCTATCAATTATTCTTGAAGTCAATATTTCTTTTTCGCGAGGTCTTCCTTCTCTTTTAAAAAATCCGCCGGGAATTTTCCCTGCGGCATAAGTTCTTTCACGGTAGTCAACAGTAAGCGGCAGAAAATCAACATTTTCTTTTAAAGTTAATGCTGAATTCACTGTCGCCAAAACTATTGTGTCACCGTACTGAACCATCACTGCCCCTGACGATTGTTTTGCTAATTCACCGCTTTTTAATATAAGAGGTTTACCATCAATGCTAATTTTAATTTCTTTCATTTTTTATTTAATCCTTCCACAAATACATTACTGTTTGTGGTTTTTCCGAAAAACACTATTTCCGAATATCAAGTCTTCCTATAATTTCCGAATAACTTTTCGGATTATTCTTCTTCAGATAATTCAAAAGTTGCCTTCTTCTACTAACTAACATAAGAAGACCTCTTCTTGATGCATGATCTTTAGGATTTTTCTTAAAATGTTCACTACTCAGCTGATTAATCCTGTCTGTCATAACTGCAATCTGAACATTAGGCGAACCGGTATCAGTTGGATGAATTTTAAACTCTTCCAAAATCTTTCTTTTTCTTGATTTTTCAATCATATTTTTTCCTCCGTTAACATTATTATATAAAATAAAAAAAATAAATCAAGTTATATCTGTAATTTTAGCATTAAATTTATAATTGCTAATAATCCTGACTAAACTCAAGCTTACCTTCTTTATTGTATTTTTTTCTATTTATTTTTACATCATTTCTGTAATTATCTTTATATAAAATACTGCCGTCTTCAACATATATTTTACCTACCCCTTCCCGCTTATCATTAATACAATTTTGTTCTTCTCTTAGTTGTCCGTTTTCATAATATCCCCTGCTGATACCCTCCAGTTTACCGCCCTTATAATTCTTTTCTTCTTTTACCTTACCATTTTCATAATATTCTTTTCCGGTGCCGTCACGTTTATCATTTTTATAGTTCCACTCATTTTGCAATTTGCCACTTTCAAAATATTCTCTGCTAATACCTTCCTGCTTGTTGTTTTTATAATTCCACTCTCCCTGCAATCTGCCACTTTCGAAATAAACTTTACTTATACCTTCTAATTTATCATTCCTGTACATCCACTCCCCGTGCAATTTGCCGCTATCATAATATACTTTGCCTATTCCATCCTGTTTATCATTACTGTAGTTCCACTCACCATGCAACTTACCGCTCTTAGAATATCCCTTACTTATGCCTTCACGTTTATCATTTTTATAATTCTCTTCAACAAACAACTGACCGCTTTCATAATATCCTCTGCTTATACCTTCCCGTTTATCATCTTTATAAATCCACTCTTTAATTAACTGTCCACTTTCAGCATATACTTTAACTATGCCGTCACGTTTGCCATCTATGTAATTTTCTTCCATAAATAACTGACCACTTTCATAATATACTTTGCTTATCCCTGCTAATTTGTCATTTTTGTAGTTTTTCTCTTCTTTTATTTTACCATTATCATAATACAATCTACTTTGACCTTCACGTTTATTGTCTTTATAATTCCATTCTTCCTGTAACTTGCTATCTTTTGTTGAATATCTCTTTGTAATTCCATCTAATTTATTATCCTTAAAATGCATCTCCATATTCAATTGACCGCTATTGTAATATTCCTTTACTACACCATCCGGTATTCTTCCGGTTTTTTCAATAGTTTCATTATAATAATTAAATTCTCTGGCTACTTCTTTTCCGTTATCATAGTAAATGACCTTCTTTACAATTTTACCACCAGTATATCTTTGCATTACTTTTCTTGTAACTTCCGAAAAAAGACCAGTTGAAATTAATATTATTGACAAAAATACTATTATTTCCTTCACGATTTTATCCTTTACATCTTAATCAGGGAATTCTACTTGAAAAAAATATTTTACATGATTTAAATTAAAATAAGATACTTATTTGATACTTTATGACATGGAATCATCGATTAATATTTATCCGAAATTAAATACTGCAGCAACATACCGGTGATTACTCAACAATTATTTTTTTTCGTCTATGTACATTAAAAAATATACAAGAGCAACAGTCCAACCAATACTCGAGAACAGATCATGTCTCCTATATTCCGAAATAATAGTTATAGTCACTATCACTATAAAACATATATTAAACACACCTTTTAATTTCATTTCAAATACTTTTTGTTTTAGTTCCTTTAATTTTTATAACAAATATTACTCATTATATGGGGTGAGCGACGGGACTTGAACCCGCAACCTCCTGGGCCACAGCCAAGCGCTCTAACCAATTGAGCTACGCCCACCACTATAACTAATAACTATAAGTTACTTAAGTTGTTTTAACTTGCGCCTGGCGTGACTCGAACACGCGACCCTCTGCTTAGAAGGCAGATGCTCTATCCAGTCTGAGCTACAGGCGCACTTTCTACGAACATTTTGAACATTTGACCCCTCCGATTGAAAATCGGAGTGCTCTATCCAGTCTGAGCTATAAGTGCAGAACTAATCAATCTTTCAATAAAAAATTTGCTTTTTTGTTTCTTTATGTACAGCTCAAAATCTAAAGCTTCTATTTTTGTTGAAAAACTCTTATTGTAAACTAATATTAAGGGTCGTCTATTCTTCGTTGCTAACGACCTTCCATCAAAATGCCTTTTTAATCTATCTTTTAAATTTCCAGTACTCCCTGTATAATATTTACTATCTTTTAAACTTCGCAATATATAAACTTTGAACATTTTTGAACATTTGACCCCTCCGATTAAAAATCGGAGTGCTCTATCCAGTCTGAGCTACAGGCGCACTTTCTAATGTTTTATATTTATTAATCTAAGTTTTTAATTATACATATTTTTTAATTTCAAGTCAAGAAAATGTAACCCCACAAAAAAAGGACAATATGTTCCTAAATAATTTATCAAAATACTAATTTAAACTTTGATTCCGTTTCATAATTTTTATTGACATCGCTTTCTATATTAATATAATCCTTAATTATACCTATGGAATATATTAATATAATCCTTAATTATACTACAGAACTATGTTAATATAATTTAAATTATGAAGCAAAAAACAACACTTTTATTTTTACTCATATTTTTTTTCAGTAAATCACTTCTAGTATCAAGGAATACAGATTATGTATCTGACCATATAAAATATGATAGAATATTTTATTTAGATGAAAACTATAATTTTAATGAAAAAGACAGATACTCTACAATAGTCAATGAGGAACAGGTTGATGAATTATACGTACAGCAAAATGAGTTCTACAAAATGGTGGACGACAGAAAACTGTTGCTTAACAAAACAGCAGACGGTATTTCTTTAAATATCTTTCACTTTGCAGAATTATCACAATTACCTGATATTTTATTAAAAGAAAAAAAATATTTAGATATGGAATTATATACTGATTTGGCATTTGATATTATTAATTCCAAAAAGCTAAAAGCAGACAACGGAATTATTTGTGATTTCCACATACACACTGTTTATTCACACGATTCAGCATCTGATATTGTAAGTTTATTAAAAAAATCCAGCGAAAAAGGTTTTGGAGCAATTGCAATTGCAGACCACAATCGAATGGACGGCGTCAGAAGAACTATTGAAATTTCTGAGCATTTAAAAAAGGAAAAAACAATAAACCCGGATTTTATCATTATACCCGCAGAAGAAATTTCCGTAAATGACGGCTCGCACATAGGCGCTATATTCATTAACACATATATAGAAAAAGGAATGACAGCTGAAGAAACAATACGTGAAATTCACAAACAGGGCGGATTAGCAATTGCATTGCATCCCGGAAAAAAAACTGAACTGGGAATTAAACTGGCGAGAAATTTAGATTTTGACGCTGTTGAAGTAGGAAACAGTTCTGACTTTTTACCCTACGATTTTTACAGAAATAAATCATTGAATAAAAAATTAAAGAAAACTAAAGTTTTCGGCAATAATACGCACATGAGCCAAGGTATAGGTTTCCTGGGTTACAATGTTGTATTTACTGATAATAAATCTATTGAAGGAATAAAAGAAAGCGTTGCTCAGGGGAAAGTAAAACCTGTTTTCACAGGATTATACTACGGATATTATAATTTTTTTGAATTTAAACCGGTAGATTTTTTATATTCCACATTTGACATATATGATACAGTAAAAAGAAACCTTGAATATTCAGCCGGTAAGCTGCTTTTTTCAAATGATTTTACGGTCAAAACAACAATAGATGATCCGTTGTATGATATCTTTAATGTTTTTCAAAGCCACAAATATATAAACAAAAAAGATGATAACCCATTCCGGCAACCAGTTAAATTTTTATATATTTCTATTTCATACGGAATGTTTAACGTAACTTATAATTTTCCAGAAGAGAAAACAAAATCTTTTGTAAAATTTATGTTTTAATTAATTACACAGGATTCAGGATTCAGCACTCAGGATTTGGAATTAAGATGTGAGATAGTAATCTTACTGCTACAAAAACATCGGCAAAGCAAGCTTTGCCACTACAACTCTATAACACTATAACCCTATAACCCTATAACACTATAACCCTATAACCCTACAACCCTACAACCCTATAACTCTATAACTCTATAACCCTATCCTCTTTTCTATTCTTTTTTTGCCGGTTCTGCTCCGAAACGCCAATACTTCTCAAATAAAAATTTATTTTGCCTGTCCCCATACTGGTCCTTATTCAGTTCTTGTATTGTTGTAAATAATATTCCATTTTTAAGAAGGTATGAGAGTTGTATCTCGTGTGTTAATGAAAGTTTATTTTCGAACTCATCAAATTTTATCCCGTAATTAGCTGAAAGTCCGCGAGCAAAAGATTGTCCGAATGAAAGTTTTGTTCCTTTATACAAGTCCACAATCGACGGTTGTGTCCCTTGTGGAAGAGGTATTGACGACGTATCTCTTTTTATAGAAAATTTATCGATAAAACCAATTTTTTTAAATAGCGATTTTACAAATGGTGTCGTTAAAAATGTGTCAACCATTTTAGAAATCTCTTCTGCTGAAAAAGGCTGTTTTTGTTTTGTATCTGTTAATCCCAATGCAGACTGAGTCGCTAATTGCTCATTCATCTGTGGATTTGTTTTTGAAGAAAACCTTGGTTTAACATTTTCAAGAGGTCCTCTGTCGAGAGTTAAAATTATGGTATCAGGAATATACTCTATTATCATTTGGTGAGTTGCAAGGTCTTCCCGTCTGCTCTCTACCTCAGTATCTGATTCAGCAATCCCTGATAAAAACAGTTTGCTTTTTTCTGCTTCGAAAACTGCTTCTTTTATCGTAAAATCTCTCCCTAAATAACTTAAATCACCCCTCACTGCTTCTACTTTGCCGCTTACATGAGGAGAAACTCCCCTATCATGTAGAAGTAACTCACCTTTTATTTCAACTGATGCAAAATCATTCTCATACCAGCAATCTTTTCCGGTAACAATTTTAAGGTTCCAATTCGCAAATTTTAAAAAATCCCAGGCTCCCTCATTTTCCCCAATGCCAGGATATGTAAATTTTGCATCGGAAATCTTCATATAGCCGTCAATATTCCATGATTCCGTTGTTCCAAAAAATCGCATATCTGCTTTTACTTTTGCTTTTGACGGATTAGAAAAAGTAGCAATATCGGGAATTACAGGGATTATTTTACCGACACCTCCTGATTTAATCTGCAAATCATTAACTATAACTGCTATACCGTCACTCGGAGTAAAGATATGAACATCAAAATCACCGATATTAAAACCATCGGTAATTGCAGCATAACCGCTTAACACAAGGGGTTCTTTTTCAACTAAAACATTTAATTCCTGTATTTCTATTTTTTTTCCTGAAAATATTATCCCGCATTTAAAATCTGTCAATTTTCGAAAAATATCTTTCATTAAAATCTCATCTGCGGTAGCTTTAAATTCACCCGAGACATCGGGTTTTTCTAAAGTTCCTTTTATATTAAGCAAAGTTGAAAATTGTCCTTTTGCACTTTTTACAGATTTCGACAATGCAGTAAGTATTGCCATATTACCGTTAGTCACTTTCAATAATATGTCTATCGGATATCCCGAAAGCTTTTCTTTCATTTCTGCTGTTAGGGGTAGCGGGGTTTTACCTTCACCTTCAATTGAAAAAATATTTTTTTGAGATATTTTTAATTGTTTCAGTTCCAAGATATTTTCATTTATCTGAAAAAAAAGTGACGCAATATCAAACCCAATATTCTCTATATTACCATTAGTTGAGTTTAAGATGCATGTAATTGCAGGATCTTTTATTTTGCCTGAAACTTTTACATTAAAATTTGTATTTCCGGATGCAACAACTTTTAAATTAAGCAAATTTAGTATATTACCAAGCGAAACATTTGAACCCTCTGAAGTTATTTCCAAATTATCATCTTTTTGCGAACCATTTATGAAAAACAAGCGTTTTCCAGCCTCAAATATTGAAAAATTATATATTTTTAGTTCATTCGGTCTTGAAAAATCAATTATCCCTGTTATCTGCGTTGGCTTTCCATTTTCAGGTATAAAATTTAAAATACCTTTGGAATATTCAATATAGTATTTTTCATTTTTAAGTTGAAGTTGATTCAGCCATAAGCCATTTGTTGAAATGTCGGCTTTTATTGAATTATTCCATCTACCTTCTGCTATTACACCACCGAATAAAACGATTCCCGGCAACTTAATATTTCTTATTTCCGAAATAACTTTAAAAACTATTTCTTCTTTGAAATCAACATATGTATCAGGAAGAATCCTTATTTGTGCTTCACCCCATTTAATATTCCCTTTTGTAAAAACAATCCTTTTATTCAATAGTGTAAATTTACCATCAATAGAATCAATTATCTTATCTTCAATATATACATTTTCTCCGGAATATCCGACTGAAACTTGCGGATTATCAAAACCACCGGCGATATTTACTTCAAGATTTTTTAAAACACCTGATACCGGCAGAGTACTTTTGCATAAAGTATATATTGAATCCATTTTTACGTTATTTGCTGAAATATTTAGTTCGTTAAACTCTCTTTTTCCCAAATCAAGTTCACCGGAAACTTCAGCTTGCGAACCATTAACTAAAAATTTCGTATCTTCTATTTTCAAAATATTTTGATTAACCAGGATTTTCCCGGATCCCCTGGTTAACAGATTATAAATATTTCCCCGATATTTATAATCTGTTAAAACTGAAGGGGTTCCTACATTACCTCTTATCGTCACTTTACCCGTAATTTTACCCGTTATATCTTTATTCAGCAATTGTTCTGTATCAAATTCATAATCTATATCTGATGACAGATATTTTGATGGAACAAAATATTCAAGATTACCGTTTATTGCATCACCCCAAACAATCTTGTTTAAAACAATTTTTTCGGAATTGTAACTTCCTGTCGCTGAAAATTTATTAGAAATATTATCAATCGCTAAATTCGGTGAAACAATTTTGCAATATATGTCTTTATCCGTTTTTTCTCCTGAAAACATTATATCTCCCCTAATTGTTCTTTTTGCAACCACTAACTCATTAAGCTTTAGTGAAAGATTAAATCTATCATTTTCAATTTCCCCCGATAACTTAAGGGATGTTTTTGACGCTTTTTGCTGTAATACCAATTCCCTAATTATAAGTTTAGATAATTTAGTTTCAAAGGAAGTTACAATTAAATCATACGGAATATTTTTCATAATATTTCCATGATTTATTACTATCGTTCCATATGGATTTGGATTATTCATCCTGCCATTCCAATTTATTTTACCTGATATGCTGCCGGATATAATTTCAGGACCTATACCGATAAACGGAAAGACAAGATTACTATTGCACTTCGATAGCGTCAGATAACCAGTTGTCTCTTTTTTATCCGGCATTATTTTTATATCCC
This is a stretch of genomic DNA from Elusimicrobiota bacterium. It encodes these proteins:
- a CDS encoding winged helix-turn-helix domain-containing protein; amino-acid sequence: MLQEIGLTAGDIWKYLEKNGEVSALKLKSALGITNTVLYMGIGWLARESKISITEYAKGYKVSINK
- a CDS encoding polyribonucleotide nucleotidyltransferase; translated protein: MKEIKISIDGKPLILKSGELAKQSSGAVMVQYGDTIVLATVNSALTLKENVDFLPLTVDYRERTYAAGKIPGGFFKREGRPREKEILTSRIIDRTIRPLFPKGYFYETQIIITLLSSDIENDSDVLSVIGASAALMQSDIPFVTPVGAVRIARINGDFVVNPTYSQRELSDVDLIISATEKGIVMMEGGPNEIDEDTILSAINFGLKYIPEIINCQREFLATNKRTTGALEIDNTIKSEITRKYKEKIEIAVKIHEKKDRELKLAEIKATAKLDFPEKENIVEKIIEELVKEVARYLIINMGVRSDGRKPDEIRPIDCKLSVLPRTHGSAVFTRGQTQALVTATLGTPQDMQIMDELAGEYKKRFMLHYNFPSFAVGEVKPERGPGRREIGHGALAEKSLEKVLPSEETFPYAIRIVSDILESNGSSSMATVCGGSLALMDAGIPIKAAVAGIAMGLMIERDKHVILTDIQGLEDHFGDMDLKVAGTRNGITAIQMDIKIESIDMKILEELFQKAKIARLKILDIMDKTISKPKSEMSSYAPKMITLTVSISKIKDVIGSGGKTIRKIISETGAEVNVEDDGKIFISAEDEKSLNHAKQMIEYLTADAEVGKLYKGKVVSITNFGAFVEVLPGKDGLVHISQIEEQRVEKVEDVLKIGDEIWVKVMEIDKQGRINLSKKQATREMAKK
- a CDS encoding undecaprenyl-diphosphate phosphatase, coding for MTFFKSIFLGFVQGLTEFLPVSSSGHLIIFQKLLNIGNQIEFDVFLHFATLFAVMIYFRNDILEILKGIFGKSEEGLKTLIGIIVASVPTAVIGLLFKKYFEEKFSQPRIVLVMLILTGLILWFSSKFSKSDSIDKDYSTAKISDFLLIGLFQGFAIMPGISRAGITISAALLLGFNRKYAFKYSMLLSVPAILGAGLLELKHFSINTDILAGGIIAMLSGILSLYVLSKILISRKFHLFSYYLWIVGIVGLIFL
- a CDS encoding toxin-antitoxin system YwqK family antitoxin produces the protein MKEIIVFLSIILISTGLFSEVTRKVMQRYTGGKIVKKVIYYDNGKEVAREFNYYNETIEKTGRIPDGVVKEYYNSGQLNMEMHFKDNKLDGITKRYSTKDSKLQEEWNYKDNKREGQSRLYYDNGKIKEEKNYKNDKLAGISKVYYESGQLFMEENYIDGKRDGIVKVYAESGQLIKEWIYKDDKREGISRGYYESGQLFVEENYKNDKREGISKGYSKSGKLHGEWNYSNDKQDGIGKVYYDSGKLHGEWMYRNDKLEGISKVYFESGRLQGEWNYKNNKQEGISREYFESGKLQNEWNYKNDKRDGTGKEYYENGKVKEEKNYKGGKLEGISRGYYENGQLREEQNCINDKREGVGKIYVEDGSILYKDNYRNDVKINRKKYNKEGKLEFSQDY
- a CDS encoding DNA translocase FtsK 4TM domain-containing protein; the protein is MKRNDIRGLILLIIGILILWFLFFPQHSGLLGRYTTKILFRIFGQASYIFPIVLTWLGVKIIFNKKLNSTSVKFISDIFVVWSICTIFSLATPATNNYGGFIGKYSEIGLNNIVGIFGGWVVTFGILIISVFLTTGISFEDFMDLLKKIFKPKKKKILWEAEEKATERSLTSKELTPKVSTQKVLIPKPVIIKTEETKQVPVKQIPIAKITGKIAAEKTSAEKTSIVRKTEEVKIVNEQLKYELPPLDLLDESKAVETHVVEDELRECAEKLIKTLADFNITATVEAINPGPSITRYDIVLAPGTKVSSITNLSNDISLSMKTESIRVLAPIPGKSAVGIEIPNPKQAIVGLKEILKSKKFIESKSLLTFALGKTTSGEPFCDDLAPMPHLLIAGATGSGKSVCINSIIMSLICRTKPDELKFLLIDPKRLELPVYEGIPHLFVPGKKASEATVITDAKEAAKALGLLVKVMEHRYKTFAKKSVRNIDGYNEKIEKEGGKKEYYIVVIIDELADLMLIASREVEESIQRLAQMARAVGIHLVLATQRPSVDVITGVIKGNLPARIAFQVLSKTDSRVVLDVNGAEDLIGRGDMLYLPTGYSRPLRLQGNYVSLKEIEKVVKFIKKQAQPDYEDIFETIEISEKKETSEETKKELVQALELALERKRISYDLLKTNGFGSRAADVLSRLEVEGFIRKPEGTNRWEVFVDKIEEYLSVEREKA
- the rpsO gene encoding 30S ribosomal protein S15 produces the protein MIEKSRKRKILEEFKIHPTDTGSPNVQIAVMTDRINQLSSEHFKKNPKDHASRRGLLMLVSRRRQLLNYLKKNNPKSYSEIIGRLDIRK
- a CDS encoding acetyl-CoA carboxylase, biotin carboxyl carrier protein; translated protein: MGESNGNRQTRQNQPLQEAGNERNGKKIKEIEDIISAYDFMKVEGLSEIEFDANNIKFHIKRKVDSIIPRSHPVVVEHEQEKEEISDAASIKSPLSGTFYCSPKHGEPPFVNVGDVVEEGKTLCIIEAMKIMNEIKADFSCKIIKILAVNKKSISSGEVLFLVKPV
- a CDS encoding GIY-YIG nuclease family protein; this encodes MFKVYILRSLKDSKYYTGSTGNLKDRLKRHFDGRSLATKNRRPLILVYNKSFSTKIEALDFELYIKKQKSKFFIERLISSALIAQTG